The proteins below are encoded in one region of Syntrophus gentianae:
- the pcnB gene encoding polynucleotide adenylyltransferase PcnB: protein MQPRILPRKEHRISRKQISPNVLRTLYRLRDKGFIAYLVGGCVRDLLLERTPKDFDIATNATPNQIKRLFRNCRLVGRRFRLAHLHFQDEILEVSTFRAAAPSDEGDMDEPGPENRPVRHLKDSDGMVLRDNVFGTPEEDALRRDFTINALVYNIADFSVIDYSTGLSDLHGGLIRPIGDPYERFTEDPVRMLRAVRFAATHNFAIEPATWESLCELSSTISRASPARLYEEILKLFLLGAAQSVFSLLEISGLLTALFPMLSQWLSRSSHLRAIVFGNLECLDRLCQSGAPPSPSLFFAAFFGPSLEEAVSERQRDGIPRQQALDAVCAASLQEIRKTVSIPGPVGTQLRNILAMQPSMHRRPPRRPSVMVNRPEFADALAYLRLTAESRRESQDVLKWWEAFLAGTPPSMDSAPPTNTASAKRRRKRRRRHRPATPISM from the coding sequence ATGCAACCAAGAATTCTTCCCCGGAAGGAACACCGGATATCCCGAAAGCAGATAAGCCCGAATGTGCTACGCACACTCTATCGACTCCGTGACAAAGGCTTCATTGCGTATCTGGTCGGAGGCTGTGTCCGCGACTTGCTCCTGGAGCGCACCCCCAAAGACTTCGATATCGCCACAAACGCCACACCCAATCAGATCAAACGGCTCTTTCGCAACTGCCGTCTGGTCGGCCGCCGTTTCAGGTTGGCTCATCTCCACTTTCAGGACGAAATCCTCGAAGTTTCCACGTTCCGAGCTGCGGCCCCCTCTGATGAAGGGGACATGGATGAGCCCGGTCCTGAGAATCGTCCTGTGCGGCACCTCAAGGACAGCGATGGAATGGTTCTCCGTGACAACGTCTTTGGCACACCGGAAGAGGATGCACTCCGCCGCGACTTCACGATCAATGCCCTTGTCTACAATATTGCAGATTTTTCGGTGATTGACTACTCAACCGGACTGAGCGACCTCCACGGGGGGTTGATCCGTCCCATTGGCGACCCCTATGAACGGTTTACCGAAGATCCGGTGCGAATGCTCCGGGCTGTTCGTTTTGCAGCAACCCATAACTTTGCCATCGAACCTGCCACATGGGAGAGCCTCTGTGAACTGTCTTCCACGATTTCCCGCGCTTCACCGGCAAGGCTCTATGAAGAGATTCTGAAACTTTTCCTGCTTGGCGCTGCGCAATCCGTTTTCAGCCTTCTGGAAATCAGCGGACTCCTTACCGCACTTTTCCCCATGCTCAGTCAGTGGCTCAGCCGAAGCAGCCATCTCCGGGCCATCGTGTTCGGAAATCTTGAATGCCTCGACCGGCTATGCCAGAGTGGAGCACCGCCATCACCGTCGCTCTTCTTTGCCGCATTCTTCGGCCCCAGCCTGGAGGAAGCGGTGTCTGAACGCCAGAGGGACGGCATCCCCCGCCAGCAGGCGCTGGATGCTGTTTGCGCTGCGTCCTTGCAAGAGATCCGCAAAACCGTGAGCATCCCCGGACCGGTCGGCACTCAACTGCGAAACATCCTCGCCATGCAGCCATCAATGCACAGAAGGCCGCCGCGTCGACCCTCGGTCATGGTCAACAGACCAGAGTTTGCCGATGCATTGGCATACCTGCGCCTCACAGCAGAGTCCAGGCGGGAAAGTCAAGATGTTCTGAAATGGTGGGAAGCCTTCCTTGCAGGGACGCCTCCCTCAATGGATTCAGCACCCCCTACAAATACGGCCTCGGCAAAAAGACGGAGGAAGAGACGACGCCGACATCGCCCTGCCACACCGATCTCTATGTAA
- a CDS encoding ankyrin repeat domain-containing protein — MSNARNKFGRTALMFAANYGVVSIVETLLEHGADPNMQPIIRSGMQAD; from the coding sequence ATGTCCAATGCGAGGAACAAATTTGGCCGCACTGCCCTAATGTTTGCTGCAAATTACGGGGTTGTTTCCATCGTCGAGACTCTACTGGAGCATGGTGCTGATCCGAATATGCAGCCGATCATTCGATCAGGGATGCAAGCGGATTAA
- a CDS encoding ISAs1 family transposase — MNDYVNFPFCGQVACIERHTEILKTGKKRSETVYLITSLKPDKASPKQLLEINRGHWGIENKSHSVRDVTFNEDRSQIRTNTGPRMMAILRNLAISLLRMAN, encoded by the coding sequence CTGAATGATTATGTAAATTTCCCCTTCTGCGGGCAGGTCGCCTGTATTGAGCGCCATACCGAAATCCTCAAAACCGGCAAAAAACGAAGCGAAACCGTTTACCTGATCACCAGCCTGAAGCCCGACAAAGCGTCGCCGAAACAACTCCTGGAAATCAACAGAGGACACTGGGGCATCGAAAACAAAAGCCATTCTGTCCGCGATGTGACCTTCAATGAAGATCGTTCCCAAATACGAACCAATACCGGTCCCAGAATGATGGCCATACTCCGCAATCTTGCCATCAGCCTCTTACGAATGGCGAATTAA